In Streptomyces dangxiongensis, one DNA window encodes the following:
- a CDS encoding acyltransferase domain-containing protein — MLPDIDHLPELLLDLAVPHEDINELVARWRRVTGDPGTLRLLTDCVEELFREPWDTGRTPDLAEPFAAAPAELAGVFPVYVFVAALPRTRAYHRARGIPAEISRRTLADLGRHMAAYRGRHRRTGVQSRRRLVRHFRGELYQLGRLQFERARLGDREARVTAAAGLDAAPGTPCLILHVPDFHGPLTPSACDRSLALARAFFPLHFPEERPGAVLCDSWLLDRQLRRYLPAESGIVRFQERFRIACDETEPADTEPVRFVFGGPDLPAAGLPRRTSVERAVGDHLRAGGHWYTGHGWFPFRAD, encoded by the coding sequence GTGCTGCCGGACATCGACCACCTGCCCGAACTGCTCCTCGACCTGGCCGTGCCGCACGAGGACATCAACGAACTCGTCGCGCGGTGGCGCAGGGTGACCGGGGACCCGGGCACGCTCAGGCTCCTGACGGACTGCGTCGAGGAACTGTTCCGGGAACCGTGGGACACGGGCCGCACACCCGACCTCGCCGAGCCGTTCGCCGCGGCCCCGGCCGAACTGGCCGGTGTCTTCCCCGTGTACGTCTTCGTCGCCGCCCTCCCGCGTACGCGGGCGTATCACCGGGCACGCGGCATCCCGGCCGAGATCTCCCGGCGCACCCTGGCCGACCTGGGCCGGCACATGGCCGCGTACCGCGGGCGGCACCGCAGGACCGGTGTGCAGTCGCGGCGCCGGCTGGTCCGCCATTTCCGCGGGGAGCTGTACCAACTGGGCCGGTTGCAGTTCGAGCGGGCGCGGCTCGGGGACCGTGAGGCGCGGGTGACGGCGGCGGCCGGACTGGACGCGGCACCCGGAACACCCTGCCTTATCCTGCACGTCCCCGACTTCCACGGCCCGCTGACCCCGTCCGCCTGCGACCGCTCCCTGGCGCTGGCCCGCGCGTTCTTCCCCCTCCACTTCCCCGAGGAACGGCCGGGCGCCGTACTGTGCGACTCCTGGCTCCTCGACCGGCAGTTGCGGCGTTACCTGCCCGCCGAATCCGGCATCGTCCGCTTCCAGGAGCGGTTCCGCATCGCCTGCGACGAGACCGAACCGGCCGACACCGAACCCGTCCGGTTCGTCTTCGGGGGCCCGGACCTCCCGGCAGCCGGGCTGCCCCGCCGTACGTCCGTGGAGCGGGCGGTCGGCGACCATCTGCGGGCGGGCGGCCACTGGTACACCGGGCACGGATGGTTCCCGTTCCGCGCCGATTAA
- the coaE gene encoding dephospho-CoA kinase: protein MLTVGLTGGIGAGKSEVSRLLVEHGAVLIDADRVAREVVAPGTPGLAAVVDAFGTGVLAADGSLDRPRLGSIVFADPEKLALLNSIVHPLVGARSRELESTAAEDAVVLHDVPLLTENGLAPLYEVVIVVDAAPATQLDRLVRLRGMTEEDARARMAAQATREQRREIADILIDNDVPLDTLRKRVAEVWDDLVRRARRGAGTARDEGGAAAE, encoded by the coding sequence ATGCTGACAGTGGGCCTGACCGGTGGGATCGGTGCCGGCAAGAGCGAGGTGTCGCGGCTGCTCGTGGAACACGGGGCCGTGCTGATCGACGCGGACCGCGTCGCGCGCGAGGTGGTGGCGCCCGGCACGCCCGGACTCGCCGCCGTGGTCGACGCCTTCGGCACCGGCGTCCTCGCCGCCGACGGCAGCCTCGACCGGCCCCGGCTCGGCTCGATCGTCTTCGCCGACCCCGAGAAGCTCGCCCTCCTCAACTCGATCGTTCACCCCCTGGTGGGCGCCCGCTCCCGCGAGCTGGAGAGCACCGCGGCCGAGGACGCCGTCGTCCTCCACGACGTGCCGCTGCTCACCGAGAACGGCCTCGCGCCGCTCTACGAGGTGGTGATCGTCGTCGACGCCGCTCCCGCGACCCAGCTCGACCGGCTGGTCCGGCTGCGCGGGATGACCGAGGAGGACGCACGCGCGCGTATGGCCGCGCAGGCGACCCGCGAGCAACGCCGGGAGATCGCCGACATCCTGATCGACAACGACGTACCCCTGGACACGCTGAGGAAGCGCGTCGCCGAGGTCTGGGACGACCTCGTACGGCGAGCCCGTCGGGGCGCGGGCACGGCGCGGGACGAGGGCGGCGCGGCCGCGGAATAG
- a CDS encoding PAC2 family protein: MLDPQGLYAWEPKGLAVVDMALAQESAGLVMLYHFDGYIDAGETGDQIVDRLLDSLPHQLVAGFDHDRLVDYRARRPLLTFKRDRWTDYEVPAIEVHLVQDATGAPFLLLSGPEPDVEWERFAAAVRQMVERLGVRLSVNFHGIPMGVPHTRPVGLTPHGNRNDLVPGHRSPFEEAQVPGSAESLVEYRLMEAGHDVLGVAAHVPHYIARSPYPDAALTVLEAITAATGLVLPGVAHALRTDAHRTQTEIDRQIQEGDEELTALVQGLEHQYDAAAGAETRGNMIAEAVDIPSADEIGQEFERFLAEREGEN; encoded by the coding sequence GTGCTTGATCCGCAGGGTTTGTACGCATGGGAGCCGAAGGGCCTGGCCGTGGTCGACATGGCGCTCGCCCAGGAGTCGGCCGGCCTGGTCATGCTCTACCACTTCGACGGATACATCGACGCGGGTGAGACCGGCGACCAGATCGTGGACCGGCTGCTCGACTCGCTGCCCCACCAGCTCGTGGCAGGCTTCGACCACGACCGGCTCGTGGACTACCGCGCCCGCCGGCCCCTGCTGACCTTCAAGCGGGACCGCTGGACCGACTACGAGGTCCCGGCCATCGAGGTCCACCTCGTCCAGGACGCCACCGGTGCCCCGTTCCTGCTGCTGTCGGGCCCGGAGCCGGACGTGGAGTGGGAGCGGTTCGCGGCGGCGGTGCGGCAGATGGTGGAGCGGCTCGGCGTCCGCCTGTCCGTGAACTTCCACGGCATCCCCATGGGCGTCCCGCACACCCGCCCCGTGGGCCTGACCCCGCACGGCAACCGCAACGACCTCGTCCCCGGCCACCGCAGCCCCTTCGAGGAGGCCCAGGTGCCCGGCAGTGCCGAGTCGCTGGTCGAGTACCGCCTCATGGAAGCCGGGCACGACGTCCTGGGCGTCGCCGCGCACGTCCCGCACTACATCGCCCGTTCCCCGTACCCGGACGCCGCCCTGACCGTCCTGGAGGCCATCACGGCCGCCACCGGTCTGGTCCTGCCCGGCGTGGCGCACGCGCTGCGCACGGACGCGCACCGCACGCAGACCGAGATCGACCGGCAGATCCAGGAGGGCGACGAGGAGCTGACCGCGCTCGTGCAGGGCCTGGAGCACCAGTACGACGCCGCCGCGGGCGCCGAGACCCGGGGCAACATGATCGCCGAGGCCGTGGACATCCCGTCGGCCGACGAGATCGGGCAGGAGTTCGAGCGGTTCCTGGCGGAGCGCGAGGGCGAGAACTGA
- a CDS encoding DoxX family protein, with protein sequence MSETTAPVGTTTPTSSLGSPATGRARGLRIALRTVQVLLALFYGVASALPKLIAHPSAVEAFDKIGWGSGAMYTIGALELAGAVALLIPVLQSVAALALGALMVGAFIVQLTAFDGQNAATPLILVVPLLLIAWVRRQHNTDLLGLLGRR encoded by the coding sequence ATGTCGGAGACCACCGCTCCCGTCGGCACCACGACACCCACGAGCAGCCTCGGCTCGCCCGCCACCGGCCGGGCACGCGGGCTACGGATCGCCCTGCGGACCGTGCAGGTGCTGCTCGCCCTGTTCTACGGCGTCGCGAGCGCCCTGCCCAAGCTCATCGCACATCCGTCGGCCGTCGAGGCCTTCGACAAGATCGGCTGGGGCAGCGGGGCCATGTACACGATCGGCGCGCTCGAACTCGCCGGAGCCGTCGCGCTGTTGATACCGGTGCTCCAGTCCGTGGCCGCTCTCGCCCTCGGCGCGCTCATGGTCGGCGCGTTCATCGTCCAGCTCACCGCGTTCGACGGCCAGAACGCGGCGACCCCGCTGATCCTCGTCGTACCCCTCCTCCTGATCGCCTGGGTTCGGCGGCAGCACAACACGGATCTGCTGGGCCTGCTGGGCCGACGGTGA
- a CDS encoding DUF6343 family protein, protein MRTGSEPRTARSPLRARFWLSVWGLLWAVLGTAAFVLAGRPGWAVACGVLSLVIAVDMAMILRHLRQGPHYQPGRDIPPYRPPDAGPPRPRPPYPRPPHPGPPGHRHP, encoded by the coding sequence ATGCGCACCGGCAGTGAACCGAGGACCGCGCGCAGCCCCCTGCGGGCGCGGTTCTGGCTGAGCGTGTGGGGGCTGCTGTGGGCGGTCCTCGGCACGGCGGCGTTCGTGCTGGCCGGGCGCCCCGGCTGGGCGGTGGCCTGCGGGGTGCTGTCGCTGGTGATCGCCGTCGACATGGCCATGATCCTCAGGCACCTGCGCCAGGGCCCGCACTACCAGCCGGGCCGTGACATCCCGCCGTATCGGCCGCCGGATGCCGGACCGCCCCGCCCACGGCCCCCCTACCCCCGGCCGCCCCACCCCGGGCCGCCCGGACACCGGCACCCGTGA
- a CDS encoding class I SAM-dependent methyltransferase: MRIDSREGYEGTGPGAITPDGCAVELYARLPVGGEPDVIAAAVPAGAHILELGSGVGRVTHALLERGFTVTAVDESADMLARVRGARTICSPIESLDLDETFDVVTLASFLVHAGDEEVRGNLLRACVRHVAAGGCVLIQREGEDYHTDVPRERVDPSGFTVRILSAEPVGDGVNSVRAEYVFPDAVWTQTFLSRPLTKERFESALAEAGLEVDAYLTPDGIWVRALPRA, from the coding sequence ATGAGGATCGACTCGCGTGAGGGATACGAGGGCACGGGCCCGGGTGCCATCACCCCGGACGGCTGCGCGGTGGAGTTGTACGCGCGGCTGCCGGTGGGCGGCGAGCCGGACGTCATCGCCGCGGCGGTACCGGCAGGGGCGCACATCCTGGAACTGGGCAGCGGTGTGGGCCGGGTGACCCACGCCCTGCTGGAGCGCGGGTTCACGGTCACGGCGGTGGACGAGTCCGCCGACATGCTGGCCCGGGTCCGCGGGGCGCGCACGATATGCAGTCCCATCGAGAGCCTCGACCTGGACGAGACGTTCGACGTGGTGACGCTCGCTTCGTTCCTGGTGCACGCCGGTGACGAGGAGGTGCGCGGAAACCTGTTGCGTGCCTGCGTCCGGCATGTGGCGGCGGGTGGCTGCGTCCTCATCCAGCGCGAGGGCGAGGACTACCACACCGATGTGCCGAGGGAGCGGGTCGACCCCAGCGGGTTCACCGTGCGGATCCTCTCGGCGGAACCGGTCGGGGACGGGGTGAACTCGGTCCGCGCCGAGTATGTGTTCCCCGACGCGGTCTGGACACAGACGTTCCTGTCCCGGCCCCTGACCAAGGAGCGGTTCGAATCGGCGCTGGCGGAGGCGGGACTGGAGGTGGACGCGTATCTGACCCCGGACGGGATCTGGGTGAGGGCACTGCCCAGGGCGTGA
- a CDS encoding right-handed parallel beta-helix repeat-containing protein, producing the protein MRARTSLISLLATTLAAGAARPGDTIHLADGTYTGNFKAATPATASARITLTGSPRAVLTAGGGYGLHLNGASYWTVNGLTVTGGQKGIMIDAAEGVVVDGVTVHDLDMEGVHFRDSSTDGVIRNSRIFDTGNDGRGMGEGVYVGTANTLTDRSDRIQIVGNTIGPDVGGENVDIKEGTTGARIIGNTFDGSGLTGADYDDSWVDVKGNDVLVQDNTGSGTTNDGYQTHTQQSGWGCGTVFEGNRSTLTGATGPTRLAIDVTNDSATCRTTVHSTNTVTGGRGLTNVQVTP; encoded by the coding sequence ATGCGCGCACGCACGTCGCTCATCTCTCTGCTCGCCACCACCCTCGCCGCCGGCGCCGCCCGGCCCGGCGACACGATCCATCTGGCGGACGGCACCTACACCGGCAACTTCAAGGCGGCGACGCCGGCCACGGCGTCCGCGCGCATCACCCTGACCGGCTCCCCCCGGGCCGTACTGACGGCCGGCGGCGGCTACGGCCTGCACCTGAACGGCGCCTCCTACTGGACGGTCAACGGCCTGACCGTGACCGGCGGCCAGAAGGGCATCATGATCGACGCTGCCGAGGGTGTCGTCGTGGACGGGGTCACGGTGCACGATCTGGACATGGAGGGCGTGCACTTCCGCGACTCCAGCACGGATGGCGTGATCAGGAACTCCAGGATCTTTGACACCGGGAACGACGGCCGGGGCATGGGCGAGGGCGTGTACGTGGGCACCGCCAACACGCTCACCGACCGGAGCGACCGCATCCAGATCGTGGGCAACACGATCGGCCCGGACGTGGGCGGCGAGAACGTCGACATCAAGGAGGGCACGACGGGCGCCCGGATCATCGGCAACACCTTCGACGGGAGCGGCCTGACGGGTGCGGACTACGACGACTCCTGGGTCGACGTGAAGGGCAACGACGTACTCGTGCAGGACAACACGGGCAGCGGCACCACCAACGACGGCTACCAGACCCACACCCAGCAGTCCGGCTGGGGCTGCGGCACGGTCTTCGAAGGCAACCGGTCGACGTTGACCGGCGCGACCGGTCCGACACGTCTGGCCATCGACGTCACCAACGACAGCGCCACCTGCCGGACGACGGTCCACAGCACCAATACCGTGACGGGCGGCAGGGGCTTGACCAACGTCCAGGTGACGCCGTAG
- the hrpB gene encoding ATP-dependent helicase HrpB: MIRDDALDALPVRSALPALTDALEGGGAAVLVAPPGTGKTTLVPLVLAGLVGGGPARRVVVAEPRRIAARAAARRMAWLLGEKPGDSIGFTVRGERVVGRHTRVEVVTTGVLLQRLQRDQELAGTDAVVLDECHERHLDADTVAAFLWDVRQTLRPDLRLVAASATTDAGGWARLLGGAPVVEATGVTHPVDLVWSPPARPVRPPHGMRVDPALLAHVAAVVRRALEEREGDVLCFLPGVGEIARVAGQLGDLGAVDVLQVHGRAPAAVQDAVLAPGERRRVVLATSVAESSLTVPGVRVVVDSGLAREPRVDHARGLSGLTTVRASRAAGRQRAGRAGREAPGAVYRCWAEAEDGRLPAFPAPEIKVADLTAFALQAACWGVPDASGLALLDPPPGGAMAAAREVLAAVGAVDRAGRATELGVRLGRLGVHPRLGRALLDTAGGGAEVVALLSEEVPREYGDDLAGALRRARHGGDAYAGRWAAEVRRLRAVSAEVSRPPAGRADPGGAVRVGPGTGDDRLAGIVASLAFPERVARLDGGSYLMVSGTRVELGDGSALRGAPWIVVAVAGRPGGTGHARVRLGAAVPEDVALAAAGALLEEREEVRWADGDVVTRRVERLGAVELAVRPLRDARPALVRAALLEGLRQEGLGLLRWPPGAELLRQRLAFLRTHLGQPWPDVSDEALHARVDEWLEPELGRARRRADLGRIDAGQALARLLPWAGGEAARLDELAPERITVPSGSRVRIDYGDPERPVLAVKLQEMFGLQETPAVAGVPLLVHLLSPAGRPAAVTADLASFWRDGYRAVRAELRGRYPRHPWPEDPAAARATRHTKARADRG; encoded by the coding sequence GTGATCCGTGACGACGCCCTCGACGCGCTGCCCGTGCGTTCCGCCCTGCCCGCCCTGACCGACGCCCTGGAGGGCGGCGGCGCCGCCGTGCTGGTGGCGCCGCCCGGCACGGGGAAGACGACCCTGGTGCCGCTGGTGCTCGCGGGGCTGGTCGGCGGCGGTCCCGCGCGGCGGGTGGTGGTGGCCGAGCCGCGGCGGATCGCGGCCCGGGCGGCTGCCCGGCGCATGGCCTGGTTGCTCGGCGAGAAGCCGGGCGACAGCATCGGCTTCACGGTGCGCGGCGAGCGGGTCGTGGGACGGCACACGCGCGTGGAGGTCGTGACGACGGGTGTCCTGTTGCAGCGGCTCCAGCGCGACCAGGAGCTGGCCGGTACCGATGCCGTCGTCCTCGACGAGTGCCATGAGCGGCATCTGGACGCCGACACGGTGGCCGCGTTCCTGTGGGACGTGCGGCAGACGCTGCGGCCGGACCTGCGGCTGGTGGCCGCGTCGGCGACCACCGACGCCGGGGGGTGGGCGCGGCTGCTCGGCGGGGCGCCGGTGGTCGAGGCGACCGGCGTGACGCATCCCGTGGACCTGGTGTGGTCTCCCCCGGCGCGTCCGGTACGGCCGCCGCACGGGATGCGGGTGGACCCCGCGCTGCTGGCCCACGTGGCGGCGGTGGTGCGGCGGGCGCTGGAGGAGCGGGAGGGGGATGTGCTGTGCTTCCTGCCCGGCGTCGGCGAGATCGCGCGCGTGGCCGGGCAACTGGGGGACCTGGGGGCGGTGGACGTGCTCCAGGTGCACGGGCGGGCGCCGGCCGCGGTGCAGGACGCGGTGCTGGCGCCCGGGGAGCGACGCCGGGTGGTGCTGGCGACGTCCGTGGCGGAGTCGTCGCTGACGGTGCCCGGGGTGCGGGTGGTGGTGGACTCGGGGCTGGCGCGCGAGCCGCGGGTGGACCACGCGCGCGGGCTGAGCGGGCTCACGACCGTACGGGCGTCGCGGGCGGCCGGGCGGCAGCGGGCGGGGCGGGCCGGGCGTGAGGCGCCGGGGGCGGTGTACCGGTGCTGGGCGGAGGCCGAGGACGGCCGGCTGCCGGCGTTTCCGGCGCCCGAGATCAAGGTGGCCGATCTGACGGCGTTCGCCCTTCAGGCGGCCTGCTGGGGCGTGCCGGACGCCTCCGGGCTGGCGTTGCTGGATCCGCCGCCGGGCGGGGCGATGGCGGCGGCGCGGGAGGTGCTGGCTGCCGTGGGCGCGGTGGACCGCGCCGGGCGGGCCACGGAGCTGGGTGTGCGGCTGGGCCGGCTGGGGGTGCATCCGCGCCTGGGCCGGGCCCTGCTGGACACCGCCGGTGGGGGCGCGGAGGTCGTCGCCCTGCTCTCCGAGGAGGTGCCGAGGGAGTACGGGGACGATCTCGCGGGTGCTCTGCGGCGTGCCCGGCACGGGGGTGACGCCTACGCGGGGCGGTGGGCCGCGGAGGTACGGCGGCTGCGGGCCGTCTCGGCGGAGGTCTCCCGTCCGCCCGCCGGAAGGGCGGACCCGGGTGGTGCCGTCCGGGTCGGACCCGGCACGGGTGACGACCGCCTCGCCGGGATCGTGGCGTCGCTGGCCTTCCCCGAGCGTGTCGCCCGGCTCGACGGCGGGTCGTATCTCATGGTCTCCGGGACGCGGGTGGAGCTGGGCGACGGGTCGGCGCTGCGGGGGGCGCCCTGGATCGTGGTCGCGGTCGCCGGCCGGCCCGGCGGGACGGGGCACGCGCGCGTGCGGCTGGGGGCCGCCGTGCCGGAGGACGTGGCGCTGGCCGCCGCGGGGGCGCTTCTGGAGGAGCGGGAGGAGGTGCGCTGGGCCGACGGGGACGTCGTGACCCGGCGCGTGGAGCGGCTGGGGGCGGTCGAGCTGGCCGTACGGCCCCTGAGGGACGCGCGTCCGGCACTCGTACGCGCCGCCCTCCTGGAGGGGCTCCGTCAGGAGGGACTGGGGCTGCTGCGCTGGCCGCCCGGGGCGGAACTGCTGCGGCAGCGGCTGGCGTTCCTGCGCACCCACCTCGGACAGCCGTGGCCGGACGTGTCGGACGAGGCGCTGCACGCGCGCGTGGACGAGTGGCTGGAACCGGAGCTGGGCCGGGCCCGGCGGCGGGCGGATCTCGGGCGGATCGACGCCGGGCAGGCACTGGCGCGGCTGCTGCCCTGGGCGGGCGGGGAGGCGGCCCGGCTGGACGAGCTGGCGCCCGAGCGGATCACCGTGCCGAGTGGGTCCAGGGTCCGGATCGACTACGGGGATCCGGAGCGGCCGGTGCTCGCGGTGAAGCTCCAGGAGATGTTCGGGCTCCAGGAGACGCCGGCCGTGGCGGGGGTGCCGTTGCTCGTCCACCTGCTCTCCCCCGCCGGACGGCCCGCCGCCGTCACGGCCGACCTCGCCTCCTTCTGGCGGGACGGCTACCGGGCCGTGCGCGCGGAACTGCGCGGGCGCTATCCCCGGCATCCGTGGCCCGAGGACCCGGCGGCGGCACGGGCGACCCGGCACACGAAGGCGCGGGCGGACCGGGGTTGA
- a CDS encoding class I SAM-dependent methyltransferase encodes MIQEPEAYEPEGSEGFEPEATRRHADVTESARANRGWWDRNADEYQTEHGTFLGDDRFVWCPEGLDEVEAELLGPAEELKGKAVLEIGAGAAQCARWLAAQGARPVALDLSHRQLQHALRIGGSFPLVCADAGALPFADGSFDLVCSAYGALPFVADPRLVLREVHRVLRPGGRFVFSVTHPIRWAFPDEPGPEGLSVASSYFDRTPYVEQDDEGRAVYVEHHRTLGDRVRDIVASGFRLVDLVEPEWPAWNTSEWGGWSPLRGHLIPGTAVFVCERDQIS; translated from the coding sequence ATCATCCAAGAGCCGGAAGCATACGAACCGGAGGGCTCCGAGGGGTTCGAGCCGGAGGCCACCCGGCGTCACGCGGACGTCACGGAGAGCGCGCGGGCCAACCGCGGCTGGTGGGACCGCAACGCCGACGAGTACCAGACCGAGCACGGCACGTTCCTCGGCGACGACCGCTTCGTGTGGTGTCCGGAGGGCCTGGACGAGGTGGAGGCCGAGCTGCTCGGCCCCGCGGAGGAGCTGAAGGGCAAGGCGGTCCTGGAGATCGGCGCCGGTGCGGCGCAGTGCGCGCGCTGGCTGGCCGCGCAGGGCGCCCGCCCGGTGGCCCTGGACCTCTCGCACCGGCAGTTGCAGCACGCGCTGCGGATAGGCGGCTCGTTCCCGCTGGTCTGCGCCGACGCCGGCGCGCTGCCCTTCGCCGACGGGTCCTTCGACCTGGTCTGCTCCGCGTACGGCGCGCTGCCGTTCGTGGCCGATCCGCGGCTGGTGCTGCGTGAGGTGCACCGGGTGCTGCGGCCGGGTGGCCGGTTCGTGTTCTCGGTGACCCATCCGATCCGCTGGGCGTTCCCGGACGAGCCGGGCCCCGAGGGCCTGTCGGTGGCCTCCTCCTACTTCGACCGCACGCCCTACGTGGAGCAGGACGACGAGGGCCGCGCGGTCTACGTGGAACACCACAGGACGCTCGGTGACCGGGTGCGGGACATCGTGGCGTCGGGTTTCCGGCTGGTGGACCTGGTGGAGCCGGAGTGGCCGGCCTGGAACACCTCGGAGTGGGGTGGCTGGTCGCCCCTGCGCGGGCACCTGATCCCGGGCACGGCGGTCTTCGTGTGCGAGCGGGACCAAATCTCCTAG
- a CDS encoding tetratricopeptide repeat protein, which translates to MPQTSGSIGPTPETHVIDFRAAEQLLNARDPQGAVKLLDGVIAAHPENTAARLLRARAFFAAAQLRPAELEFTIVLEREPDNAFAHFALARTYERQNRPEQAKRHFRLAAALDPNPDYLKAARFEA; encoded by the coding sequence GTGCCCCAGACCAGCGGTTCCATCGGACCCACGCCGGAAACCCATGTGATCGACTTCCGCGCCGCCGAGCAGTTGCTCAACGCGCGGGACCCGCAGGGCGCGGTCAAGCTGCTCGACGGAGTCATCGCCGCCCACCCCGAGAACACCGCCGCCCGGCTGCTGCGCGCGCGTGCCTTCTTCGCCGCGGCACAACTGCGACCGGCCGAGCTGGAGTTCACCATCGTGCTGGAACGTGAACCGGACAACGCCTTCGCGCACTTCGCGCTGGCCCGCACCTACGAGCGCCAGAACCGTCCCGAGCAGGCCAAGCGCCACTTCCGGCTGGCCGCCGCGCTCGACCCGAACCCGGACTACCTGAAGGCCGCACGCTTCGAGGCCTGA
- the rpsA gene encoding 30S ribosomal protein S1 — MTSSTETTATTPQVAVNDIGNEEAFLAAIDETIKYFNDGDIVDGVIVKVDRDEVLLDIGYKTEGVIPSRELSIKHDVDPNEVVAVGDEIEALVLQKEDKEGRLILSKKRAQYERAWGTIEKIKEEDGIVTGTVIEVVKGGLILDIGLRGFLPASLVEMRRVRDLQPYVGKELEAKIIELDKNRNNVVLSRRAWLEQTQSEVRQTFLTTLQKGQVRSGVVSSIVNFGAFVDLGGVDGLVHVSELSWKHIDHPSEVVEVGQEVTVEVLDVDMDRERVSLSLKATQEDPWQQFARTHQIGQVVPGKVTKLVPFGAFVRVDEGIEGLVHISELAERHVEIPEQVVQVNDEIFVKVIDIDLERRRISLSLKQANEAFGTDPASVEFDPTLYGMAASYDDQGNYIYPEGFDPETNDWLEGYETQREAWEHQYAEAQSRFEQHQQQVIKSREADEAAAAEGGEAAAPAASAGGGGGGGSYSSEGADTSGALASDEALAALREKLAGGQS, encoded by the coding sequence ATGACGAGCAGCACCGAGACCACCGCCACCACCCCGCAGGTAGCGGTCAACGACATCGGTAACGAGGAAGCCTTCCTCGCCGCGATCGACGAGACGATCAAGTACTTCAACGACGGCGACATCGTCGACGGCGTCATCGTGAAGGTCGACCGGGACGAGGTCCTGCTCGACATCGGTTACAAGACCGAAGGTGTGATCCCGAGCCGCGAGCTCTCGATCAAGCACGACGTCGACCCCAACGAGGTCGTCGCCGTCGGTGACGAGATCGAGGCCCTTGTTCTCCAGAAGGAGGACAAGGAAGGCCGCCTGATCCTCTCGAAGAAGCGCGCCCAGTACGAGCGTGCCTGGGGCACCATCGAGAAGATCAAGGAAGAGGACGGGATCGTCACCGGTACCGTCATCGAGGTCGTCAAGGGTGGTCTCATCCTCGACATCGGCCTCCGTGGCTTCCTTCCGGCCTCGCTGGTCGAGATGCGCCGCGTCCGCGACCTCCAGCCCTACGTGGGCAAGGAGCTCGAGGCCAAGATCATCGAGCTGGACAAGAACCGCAACAACGTGGTCCTGTCCCGCCGTGCCTGGCTCGAGCAGACCCAGTCCGAGGTCCGCCAGACCTTCCTCACGACCCTCCAGAAGGGTCAGGTCCGCTCCGGCGTGGTCTCCTCGATCGTCAACTTCGGTGCCTTCGTGGACCTGGGTGGCGTCGACGGTCTGGTCCACGTCTCCGAGCTGTCCTGGAAGCACATCGACCACCCCTCCGAGGTTGTCGAGGTCGGCCAGGAAGTCACCGTCGAGGTCCTCGACGTGGACATGGACCGCGAGCGCGTCTCCCTGTCGCTGAAGGCGACCCAGGAAGACCCGTGGCAGCAGTTCGCCCGCACCCACCAGATCGGCCAGGTCGTGCCCGGCAAGGTCACGAAGCTGGTTCCGTTCGGTGCGTTCGTCCGCGTGGACGAGGGCATCGAGGGTCTGGTCCACATCTCCGAGCTGGCCGAGCGCCACGTGGAGATCCCGGAGCAGGTCGTCCAGGTCAACGACGAGATCTTCGTCAAGGTCATCGACATCGACCTCGAGCGTCGTCGCATCAGCCTCTCGCTGAAGCAGGCCAACGAGGCCTTCGGTACGGACCCGGCCTCGGTCGAGTTCGACCCGACCCTGTACGGCATGGCCGCGTCCTACGACGACCAGGGCAACTACATCTACCCCGAGGGCTTCGACCCCGAGACCAACGACTGGCTCGAGGGCTACGAGACCCAGCGGGAGGCGTGGGAGCACCAGTACGCCGAGGCGCAGTCCCGCTTCGAGCAGCACCAGCAGCAGGTCATCAAGTCCCGCGAGGCCGACGAGGCCGCTGCGGCCGAGGGTGGCGAGGCTGCGGCTCCGGCGGCGTCCGCCGGTGGTGGCGGCGGCGGCGGTTCGTACTCCTCCGAGGGCGCGGACACCTCCGGTGCCCTGGCCTCGGACGAGGCGCTGGCCGCGCTGCGCGAGAAGCTGGCCGGCGGCCAGAGCTGA